The Lactobacillus sp. CBA3605 genome contains a region encoding:
- a CDS encoding DMT family transporter, with the protein MLAVMIGIAIGIGLPIQTSINSRLRQSVGSPFLASLISFAIGTVFLGLITLSVDHSIWFSNELFVSQPWWLWLGGLFGVVYLTGNILLFPKLGSVQTVIMPVCGQILMGLLIDNFGWFYSGVTPLTSVRLLGAACVLLGVVITVAVSQWLTTRHQPRTNQVGGGLWFWRLLGVGAGMLSATQTAVNGHLGQVLNSGLKAALISFLFGTIALVLINLVLRPTLTLSRPTKQANPWWMWIGGMIGSLYVLGNVYLVPMVGTGLAVVIVLVGLITGSLLIDQFGWLGAKRQSITVMQVLGLVVMIGGVALIRLF; encoded by the coding sequence ATGTTAGCGGTCATGATTGGAATCGCAATTGGAATCGGGTTGCCAATTCAGACCAGTATTAATTCACGGTTACGGCAATCAGTCGGTTCACCATTCTTAGCGTCGTTAATCTCTTTTGCGATTGGTACGGTGTTTTTAGGACTCATCACTTTAAGCGTAGATCATTCAATCTGGTTCTCCAATGAATTATTTGTCAGTCAGCCGTGGTGGCTATGGCTGGGAGGCTTATTTGGGGTGGTCTATCTTACTGGAAATATTTTATTGTTTCCTAAATTAGGTAGCGTCCAGACCGTAATTATGCCTGTTTGTGGTCAAATTTTGATGGGATTATTAATTGATAATTTTGGCTGGTTCTATTCCGGAGTGACACCTTTAACGAGTGTGCGCCTATTAGGAGCTGCCTGCGTTTTGTTAGGGGTTGTGATTACGGTGGCAGTTAGTCAATGGCTGACGACCCGCCACCAACCACGGACTAATCAAGTTGGTGGTGGCCTTTGGTTTTGGCGGTTATTAGGGGTTGGTGCCGGGATGCTTAGTGCTACTCAAACAGCTGTCAATGGGCATTTGGGGCAAGTCTTGAATTCTGGCTTAAAAGCAGCGTTGATTTCATTTTTGTTTGGGACGATTGCGCTAGTGCTAATTAATCTAGTCTTACGCCCCACCTTAACCTTAAGTCGGCCCACTAAGCAGGCTAATCCATGGTGGATGTGGATTGGTGGAATGATTGGGTCACTGTATGTGCTAGGCAACGTGTATCTCGTTCCAATGGTTGGCACGGGCTTGGCCGTAGTCATTGTGTTGGTCGGCTTGATTACTGGGAGCTTGCTTATTGATCAATTTGGTTGGTTAGGGGCTAAGCGGCAATCGATTACCGTCATGCAAGTGCTCGGTTTAGTTGTGATGATTGGCGGCGTGGCTCTAATTCGGCTGTTTTAA
- a CDS encoding PLP-dependent aminotransferase family protein, protein MTPIKINWQPDKTTTTPIYQQITAFFQRKIANGDWPVGAKLPAQRKLAEQFDVNRSTLITALDELIAVGLITSNPGSGMTVSGNHWSSLLAEHVDWTQYVKAGQFKPNTHALQKINQFETDDIIRLSTGEPAPDQFPQALFQKAFDHLGRHLTSLNYTEPAGILALRVQIARHLAKVGIQTQPANILITSGSLQALQLVSLSLFPKNATIYTEAPTYVKSLQVFQSAHTQLSGVPMDSQGMAYWQLTPPSNGSQAIMYTIPTFNNPTGIVMSAERRQQVLTFAQDHQIPILEDAAYQDVWFDHQPPQPLKAMDTTGNVIYFGSISKSLAPGLRLGWTVASQPVIDRLTDVRMQTDYGASSLSQLVLAEILANPDYETYQANFRAVLAQKASAAQAILHRYWDNGIATWQAPTGGFYLWVRLADHINIPKLFDLATTHNVLFNPGNIYDFQPNQSIRLSFSFETTERFERGIQILTQLIEQHFPA, encoded by the coding sequence ATGACGCCAATCAAAATTAACTGGCAGCCTGATAAAACGACTACAACTCCAATTTATCAGCAAATTACGGCTTTTTTCCAACGCAAGATTGCCAATGGTGACTGGCCCGTGGGCGCTAAATTGCCGGCCCAACGAAAACTTGCAGAACAGTTCGACGTCAACCGAAGCACCCTGATCACCGCACTCGATGAGTTAATCGCAGTCGGCCTAATTACCAGTAATCCTGGCTCTGGCATGACTGTTTCTGGGAACCATTGGTCGAGCTTATTAGCTGAACACGTCGACTGGACCCAATACGTCAAAGCTGGTCAATTCAAGCCTAATACGCATGCGCTCCAAAAAATCAATCAATTTGAAACGGATGATATCATCCGCCTCAGTACTGGTGAACCAGCCCCCGACCAATTTCCACAAGCCCTATTTCAAAAGGCCTTTGACCATCTAGGCCGGCACTTAACTAGCTTAAATTATACGGAACCCGCTGGAATTTTAGCCTTACGGGTCCAAATTGCTCGCCACCTCGCTAAAGTGGGCATTCAGACGCAACCTGCGAACATACTGATTACTTCGGGATCGTTACAGGCACTACAATTAGTCTCATTATCACTATTTCCTAAGAATGCGACCATCTATACAGAAGCACCGACCTATGTTAAGTCACTGCAAGTCTTTCAGTCAGCTCATACGCAACTATCTGGCGTACCGATGGATAGTCAAGGGATGGCTTACTGGCAATTAACGCCACCTAGTAACGGTTCCCAAGCTATCATGTACACCATTCCAACTTTTAATAATCCCACTGGCATTGTCATGAGTGCTGAACGCCGTCAACAAGTTTTGACGTTTGCCCAAGACCACCAAATACCAATTTTGGAAGATGCTGCTTATCAAGATGTTTGGTTTGACCACCAACCGCCACAGCCGTTAAAAGCCATGGATACGACAGGTAACGTTATTTATTTTGGCAGTATTTCCAAATCACTGGCACCCGGGTTACGACTGGGATGGACGGTAGCTAGTCAACCAGTCATTGATCGCTTAACCGACGTCCGGATGCAAACAGATTACGGGGCGAGTTCCTTATCACAACTCGTCCTCGCTGAAATTCTAGCTAATCCGGATTATGAGACTTACCAAGCAAACTTCCGCGCCGTCCTAGCGCAAAAAGCCAGCGCGGCTCAAGCTATTCTGCATCGCTATTGGGACAATGGGATTGCAACGTGGCAAGCACCGACTGGTGGCTTTTATTTATGGGTCCGGTTAGCAGATCACATTAACATTCCCAAGCTATTCGACCTTGCCACCACTCACAACGTCCTCTTTAATCCGGGCAACATCTACGATTTCCAGCCCAATCAGTCGATTCGCTTGAGTTTTTCATTTGAAACTACTGAACGCTTTGAACGTGGCATTCAAATTTTGACCCAATTGATTGAACAACACTTTCCTGCCTAA
- a CDS encoding LysE/ArgO family amino acid transporter, protein MQNLFVVSTAIEQPRKRAFQVALIVIAFDTSLSLACFYGVGKLLQTTPWLELAVLLIGSLLVFYIGWGLVRQKTVAMGTMTTSFSYKATIVTAFSVAWLNPQALIDGSVLLGAFRVSLTGNLAHAFMVGVILASIAWFFGLTGLISRFKHLMQPKVLLWVNRLCGIVIMLYGVKLIATFITKI, encoded by the coding sequence ATGCAGAATTTATTCGTGGTTTCAACTGCTATCGAGCAACCGCGTAAGCGGGCCTTTCAAGTGGCACTAATTGTGATTGCATTTGACACGTCTCTATCGCTAGCCTGTTTTTATGGCGTCGGCAAGTTATTGCAGACGACTCCGTGGTTAGAGTTAGCGGTGTTATTAATTGGCAGTTTACTGGTCTTTTACATTGGTTGGGGATTGGTCAGACAAAAAACAGTGGCGATGGGAACGATGACTACGAGCTTTTCGTATAAAGCAACGATTGTAACGGCTTTTTCGGTGGCTTGGTTAAATCCGCAAGCTTTAATTGATGGCTCTGTTTTATTGGGCGCCTTTCGAGTCTCACTGACAGGTAATTTAGCGCATGCCTTTATGGTGGGCGTCATCCTAGCATCAATCGCTTGGTTCTTCGGACTCACTGGCTTAATTAGTCGGTTTAAGCATTTAATGCAACCAAAAGTTTTATTATGGGTTAATCGCTTATGTGGGATTGTCATTATGCTATATGGTGTTAAATTAATAGCGACCTTCATCACTAAAATATAG
- a CDS encoding aminotransferase: MKIAGFGVESWLNQYEKQATTDISQSSIAALSMAELVALDGHQGKQFYAQLNQTRLDYGWIEGSPAFKQLVSDLYTQVPAENILQTNGATGANQLAIYSLIESGDHVIALYPSYQQLYDMPKSLGATVDYWHIHEDQQWLPDIAELKRLIRPETKMILLNNAVNPTGSLLDATLLKQVVALAREVGAYVLADEVYEPLDDTPFTSIADLYEKGIAVNSLSKTYSAPGIRTGWTATQSTELTELFRKYRDYTMICGGVLNDQVAVLILQHRAEILQRNREIVTRNLALLTTWVAQEPRVTLIAPQAISVSCIKLIIPIDDETFCRELLAETGVLLVPGSRFDWPGHARLGYCTDTQTLKTGLTKLSQFLRRYDK, encoded by the coding sequence ATGAAAATTGCTGGTTTTGGGGTTGAGTCTTGGTTAAATCAATATGAAAAACAGGCGACGACTGATATTAGTCAAAGTTCAATTGCCGCTTTATCAATGGCGGAACTCGTCGCTTTGGATGGGCATCAAGGCAAACAATTTTATGCCCAACTCAATCAAACGCGTTTAGATTATGGTTGGATTGAAGGTTCACCAGCCTTTAAACAGCTCGTTAGTGACCTGTATACGCAGGTGCCGGCGGAAAATATCCTGCAAACGAATGGTGCTACAGGTGCGAATCAGTTGGCAATTTATAGTTTAATTGAATCTGGCGATCATGTGATTGCGTTGTATCCGAGCTATCAACAATTATACGATATGCCAAAGTCATTAGGGGCGACCGTTGATTATTGGCACATTCATGAGGACCAGCAATGGTTACCAGATATTGCAGAATTGAAACGGTTGATCCGACCGGAAACCAAAATGATTCTGTTGAATAATGCGGTCAATCCGACCGGGAGTTTATTGGACGCAACCTTGTTAAAACAAGTGGTGGCATTAGCACGTGAAGTGGGCGCTTATGTCTTAGCTGATGAAGTTTATGAACCCTTAGATGACACGCCGTTCACCTCGATTGCTGATCTTTACGAAAAGGGCATTGCAGTGAATAGTCTATCGAAAACGTATTCGGCGCCTGGAATTCGAACGGGCTGGACGGCGACGCAATCAACTGAATTAACCGAGTTGTTTCGAAAGTATCGCGATTATACAATGATTTGTGGTGGGGTCCTCAATGATCAAGTGGCGGTGTTGATCTTACAACATCGAGCTGAAATTTTACAACGAAATCGTGAAATTGTGACTCGTAATTTAGCCCTATTAACGACTTGGGTTGCGCAAGAACCGCGGGTAACGTTGATCGCACCACAGGCCATCTCAGTTTCTTGTATTAAGTTGATCATCCCGATTGATGATGAAACTTTTTGTCGTGAACTTTTGGCTGAGACAGGGGTCTTGCTAGTCCCAGGGTCTCGCTTTGATTGGCCGGGACATGCCCGCTTGGGCTATTGTACCGATACCCAAACGTTAAAAACCGGGTTGACAAAATTGAGTCAATTTTTACGTCGCTATGATAAATGA
- the argR gene encoding arginine repressor, which produces MKKTARQAVIEQLIHQYPIATQEDLMARLKAEGIAATQATISRDIREMQIVKSPDESGQARYMIFKANNKNEQDRLFESLHEVVTGVDRVEFMNIIHTLPSNGNLLAAIIDDLKLPEVSGTLAGHDTIFIVSPSVTVAKSLHDLLMSHVQTDED; this is translated from the coding sequence ATGAAGAAGACGGCACGGCAAGCTGTAATCGAACAATTAATTCATCAATATCCAATTGCGACGCAGGAAGATTTGATGGCACGACTCAAAGCTGAGGGGATTGCAGCGACGCAAGCGACCATTTCGCGGGACATCCGTGAAATGCAAATTGTGAAGTCGCCAGACGAAAGTGGTCAGGCGCGATACATGATTTTTAAAGCAAATAATAAGAATGAACAAGATCGGTTATTTGAAAGTCTGCATGAAGTGGTGACTGGTGTTGATCGCGTTGAATTTATGAATATCATTCATACGTTGCCGAGTAATGGGAACTTATTGGCAGCGATTATTGATGATTTGAAGTTACCAGAAGTGAGTGGTACGTTAGCAGGACATGATACAATTTTTATTGTGAGTCCTAGTGTAACGGTAGCTAAGAGTTTGCATGACCTACTAATGAGTCATGTGCAAACGGATGAAGATTAA
- a CDS encoding transglycosylase domain-containing protein, protein MQKNGFWATIKSGLRIIGHWLHPYWQRFAAVVGYQWHRRQVTRWLIIIVLSIILVGSAYLTFEAKTAKIGNLQAELEKTTVIYDTDNKKAGSLYSQKGTYVHLSQISTNLQNAVISTEDRNFYKEHGFSIKGIGRAFLLLVMNKALGRNYISGGGSTLTQQLVKNAYLTQQQTFSRKLREIFLSIETENVYSKQQILAMYLNNAYFGRGVWGAEDAAEKYFGVSASELTVDQAATLAGMLSSPSGYDPISHPKASTARRNVVLNNMVNNNKLTKSQYQLYSQKAMTLSDNYHYNSGYNYPYYFDAVVDEAINKYGLSESDIMNRGYKIYTSLNQDDQTQMQTSFKDSTLFPDNASDGTKVQGASIAVDPTTGGVLAVVGGRGTHVFRGFNRATQIKRQPGSTIKPLAVYTPALESGYTYDSSLSNKQQTFGSNKYAPKNYDNIYSTSVPMYQALAQSMNVPAVWLLNKIGVNKGYKSVKKFGLPVTKSDDNLALALGGLTTGVSPAQMASAYTAFANGGKKTTSHFITKIVDASGKTIVDNTKTSSKRVMSASVAKKMTSMMLGVYNSGTGAAAKPYGYKIAGKTGSTQADYSTGSGTKDQWMIAYTPDVVVTTWIGFDSTNSTHYLKSLSENQLSALFKNEMTNILPNTKNTSFDTTDAATLAQQGAANSNSSNSSSSVWNNVEDSAGQVGKAVKSTAKNWFSQAKKLIGN, encoded by the coding sequence ATGCAAAAAAATGGTTTTTGGGCCACTATCAAGTCCGGCTTACGGATTATTGGTCACTGGCTACACCCATATTGGCAACGTTTTGCCGCAGTGGTTGGCTATCAATGGCACCGGCGGCAAGTTACTCGGTGGCTCATTATTATAGTGCTCAGTATTATTTTAGTCGGGAGCGCTTATCTTACATTTGAAGCTAAAACGGCTAAGATTGGGAACTTACAGGCTGAGTTAGAAAAGACCACGGTGATTTATGATACCGATAATAAAAAAGCCGGGTCGCTCTATTCTCAAAAAGGGACCTACGTTCATTTGAGTCAGATTTCGACAAATTTACAAAATGCCGTGATTTCCACGGAAGATCGTAATTTTTATAAAGAACATGGGTTTTCAATTAAAGGTATTGGGCGGGCCTTTTTACTATTAGTGATGAATAAAGCGCTTGGGCGCAATTACATCAGTGGTGGTGGGAGTACGTTAACGCAACAATTGGTAAAAAACGCGTACTTGACTCAGCAGCAAACCTTCTCACGAAAATTGCGTGAAATTTTCTTGTCGATTGAAACTGAAAATGTCTATTCGAAACAACAGATTTTAGCCATGTATCTCAACAATGCTTACTTTGGCCGCGGGGTTTGGGGTGCGGAAGATGCGGCCGAAAAGTACTTTGGCGTCTCGGCTTCCGAGTTGACTGTGGATCAGGCCGCAACTTTGGCAGGTATGTTAAGCTCACCAAGTGGTTATGACCCCATTAGTCATCCCAAAGCGTCAACGGCACGGCGAAATGTTGTTTTAAATAATATGGTTAATAATAATAAGTTAACTAAAAGTCAGTATCAGCTTTATTCACAAAAAGCGATGACGCTGAGTGATAACTATCATTATAATAGTGGCTATAATTACCCCTATTACTTTGATGCGGTCGTTGATGAAGCGATTAATAAGTACGGGTTAAGTGAATCTGATATCATGAATCGTGGTTATAAGATTTATACGTCACTTAATCAAGATGATCAAACGCAGATGCAAACGTCCTTCAAAGATAGTACCTTATTCCCGGATAATGCAAGTGATGGGACGAAGGTGCAAGGGGCCTCAATCGCTGTTGATCCGACAACGGGAGGCGTCTTAGCTGTTGTTGGTGGACGTGGGACGCATGTTTTCCGGGGCTTTAATCGAGCGACTCAGATTAAGCGGCAGCCAGGGTCGACGATTAAGCCGTTAGCGGTGTATACGCCAGCCTTGGAAAGTGGGTATACTTACGATTCGTCGTTATCCAATAAGCAACAGACATTTGGGTCGAATAAATATGCGCCGAAAAATTATGATAATATTTATTCGACTTCAGTACCGATGTATCAGGCCTTGGCCCAAAGTATGAATGTTCCGGCCGTTTGGTTGTTGAATAAAATCGGGGTCAATAAAGGTTACAAGTCTGTTAAAAAGTTTGGCTTGCCAGTGACTAAGTCGGATGATAATCTGGCCTTAGCGCTTGGTGGTTTAACGACGGGGGTTTCGCCAGCGCAAATGGCGAGTGCTTATACCGCTTTTGCCAATGGTGGGAAGAAAACGACGTCGCATTTTATTACCAAGATTGTAGATGCAAGCGGGAAGACCATTGTCGATAACACGAAGACCAGTAGTAAACGTGTCATGTCAGCCAGTGTTGCTAAGAAAATGACCAGTATGATGCTGGGAGTTTATAATAGCGGGACCGGGGCGGCAGCGAAGCCTTATGGGTATAAGATTGCTGGTAAGACTGGGAGTACGCAGGCGGATTATAGTACTGGTTCTGGGACGAAAGATCAGTGGATGATTGCCTATACGCCGGATGTGGTTGTCACAACGTGGATAGGTTTTGACTCAACTAATAGTACCCATTACTTGAAGAGTTTATCAGAAAATCAATTGTCAGCATTATTCAAGAATGAAATGACGAATATCTTACCGAATACGAAGAATAC